A stretch of the Conger conger chromosome 3, fConCon1.1, whole genome shotgun sequence genome encodes the following:
- the ids gene encoding iduronate 2-sulfatase, with amino-acid sequence MMPWTIRTWFNASVLIVTCFSPVVLSKGRLNVLFIISDDLRPTIGCYGDPIVKSPNIDQLASKSSVFHNAYAQQAVCGPSRTSFLTSRRPDTTRLYDFNSYWRVHAGNYTTLPQYFKSQGYTTMSVGKVFHPGIASNHSDDYPYSWSVPPYHPPSFAYEKRKVCRGDDGKLHANLLCAVNVTEMPLKTLPDMENTAEAVRLLKSVKEAGGPFFLAVGYYKPHIPFRIPQEFLELYPLENMTLAPDPDIPSGLPPVAYNPWADIRKREDVQSLNISFPYGPIPKDFQLRIRQHYFAAVSYMDAQVGRLLSALDELGLAEDTMVVFTADHGWSLGEHGEWAKYSNFDVATRVPLIVHVPGLTSAPQKPGEQAFPFVDVFSHSVRKFANGRAVREIVELVDLFPTLSELGGLKPPPPCPRSSFGVRLCTEGTSLARSVLSPHLRPNSEAIAYSQYPRPSDTPREDSDLPFLADIRVMGYSIRSCDYRYTLWVTFDPASFQANMTDVHAGELYLLRDDPGQDHNVYDDREHGRVLGKLSGQHHWTSTLTQHLLYFNSGSKAKGLL; translated from the exons ATGATGCCTTGGACCATCCGGACATGGTTTAATGCTAGCGTTTTAATCGTGACATGTTTCTCACCGGTAGTTTTGTCAAAAG GCAGACTCAATGTCCTTTTCATAATATCAGATGATCTGCGACCAACAATAGGATGCTATGGTGATCCAATTGTCAAATCACCGAATATTGATCAACTTGCTTCCAAAAGCAGTGTCTTTCATAATGCGTACGCCCAG CAAGCCGTGTGTGGACCCAGTAGAACCTCATTTCTAACTAGTCGTAGACCTGACACAACCAGACTGTATGACTTTAATTCATACTGGAGAGTCCATGCCGGAAACTACACCACCCTCCCCCAGTACTTCAAGTCCCAAGGCTATACCACAATGTCTGTTGGGAAAGTCTTCCACCCAG GTATCGCTTCCAATCACTCGGATGATTACCCGTACAGTTGGTCTGTACCTCCGTATCATCCTCCCTCTTTCGCCTATGAAAAGAGGAAG GTCTGCAGGGGGGATGATGGGAAGTTGCACGCCAACCTGCTGTGTGCAGTGAATGTGACTGAGATGCCCCTGAAGACCTTGCCCGACATGGAGAACACGGCGGAAGCCGTGCGCTTGCTCAAGTCCGTCAAAGAGGCCGGCGGTCCCTTCTTCCTCGCCGTGGGATACTACAAGCCTCACATTCCTTTCAGAATCCCACAG GAATTCTTGGAGCTTTATCCCTTGGAGAACATGACGCTGGCTCCTGACCCAGACATCCCCAGTGGTTTGCCCCCTGTGGCTTACAACCCCTGGGCAGACATCCGGAAACGGGAAGACGTGCAGTCCCTGAACATCAGCTTTCCCTATGGACCAATCCCCAAGGACTTCCAG CTGCGGATCCGTCAGCACTATTTCGCGGCGGTGAGCTACATGGACGCCCAggtgggcaggctgctgagtgCTCTGGATGAGCTGGGCTTGGCCGAAGACACGATGGTGGTGTTCACCGCCGATCATG GCTGGTCACTGGGAGAGCATGGAGAATGGGCCAAATACAGCAACTTTGATGTGGCCACGCGTGTGCCTCTGATTGTGCATGTTCCCGGATTGACATCCGCGCCGCAGAAACCTGGGGAACAGGCCTTCCCTTTCGTAGACGTGTTCAGCCATTCGGTCCGCAAGTTCGCTAACG GGCGCGCGGTGCGGGAGATAGTGGAGCTGGTGGACCTGTTCCCCACGCTGTCTGAGCTGGGGGGGCTGAAGccgcccccgccctgcccccgcTCCTCCTTCGGGGTCCGTCTCTGCACCGAGGGCACCAGCCTGGCCCGGAGCGTCCTCTCCCCTCATCTCAGGCCCAACTCGGAGGCCATCGCCTACAGCCAGTACCCCCGGCCCTCAGACACCCCCCGGGAGGACTCGGACCTCCCGTTCCTGGCCGACATCCGCGTCATGGGCTACTCCATCCGCTCCTGCGACTACCGCTACACCCTGTGGGTGACCTTCGACCCCGCCAGCTTCCAGGCCAACATGACGGACGTCCACGCGGGGGAGCTGTACCTGCTCCGGGACGACCCGGGGCAGGACCACAACGTCTACGACGACCGCGAGCACGGTCGCGTCCTGGGCAAGCTGAGCGGTCAGCACCACTGGACCAGCACTCTCACGCAGCACTTACTGTACTTCAACTCAGGGTCAAAGGCCAAAGGGCTGCTCTGA